CATGAATGATTTTTGAATAACTGTGACCTAATTTTTCACCGATTAATCCGTATCTCATATTCTTACCTCTGATTTCATAATTTATATAAGTGTCTTTTTATGTACGCTTTATACTGTTTATTATTTCGTACTATTATTCATATCTTGAGTTCAAGATGATATATCAATAGCCCTCCGGCTTATTTAACAGAATAATATACCTGCTAGAATTTTGCAATTCATTTCTTGATGGGAATCGGAATATTTTCTTGTAAAGGGAATATATTGTTTTAAGCAGAAGATGGATAAGCGTATCGGTTAAGCTTAGGACAAGGAAGGAGGTATATCGTTGCATGAATACGAAAGACGATCTAATAAAGATATTTTCACTAAAGCTTAGAACGATACTTGGCAAACTAATTATCGATTATGATAAGCTTCAGGAGATCAGGCTTCGTATGAATGCGCCGCTTCTAATTATCTATGGTAATCAGGAATTCTTTGTAACGGAGGATGCGAGATTAACGGACAATCCATCCAAAGGCGTTACTATCACGAAGAATGAAATCCGGGAAACCATGGAGTACATAAGTAATTATTCTTTATATGCGTTTGAGGAAGAGATCAAGCAAGGATTTATTACGATCAGCGGTGGCCATAGAATTGGGATCGCAGGGAAAATAATTATCGAAGATGATGTTATTAAAGGAATGAAACATATTTCCTTCATTAATATAAGACTTGCCCATCAGGTCAAGGGGTGTGCCGATGCCGTAATTCCGTACATATTAGTGAATCATAGACAGGGAATATACCATACCCTGATCATCTCGCCTCCCCGTTGTGGAAAGACCACCATGCTTCGGGATATCATCCGGCAGCTTTCCAACGGAAACAGTAAATTTGCCGGAATGTCAGTAGGAGTAGTTGATGAACGCTCAGAAATTGGTGCCTGCTATATGGGGACACCACAGAACGAGCTGGGAATCCGGACGGACATCCTGGATTGTTGTCCCAAGGCAAAAGGAATGCTTATGTTAATTCGTTCCATGTCACCGCAGATTATTGCTGTGGATGAGATTGGATCAAAGGAAGAGATTGATGCCATTGATTATGTGATTGGCTGCGGATGTAAACTAATCGCTACGGTTCATGGCAGCTCGATCGAAGATATCAAGAGTAAGCCTACATTATGTGAACTGGTACATAAAAGACTATTTGAACGTTACATTATATTGAGTAACACCAAGGAAGTTGGACATTTGGAAGCAATTTATGATGCGGAAGGTAAACCGCTTTATTCGTGCTGATAATAGGCCGGTAGTGTTGATTAAGGGGGGACAAACTATGATGTATGTGATT
The nucleotide sequence above comes from Variimorphobacter saccharofermentans. Encoded proteins:
- the spoIIIAA gene encoding stage III sporulation protein AA, yielding MNTKDDLIKIFSLKLRTILGKLIIDYDKLQEIRLRMNAPLLIIYGNQEFFVTEDARLTDNPSKGVTITKNEIRETMEYISNYSLYAFEEEIKQGFITISGGHRIGIAGKIIIEDDVIKGMKHISFINIRLAHQVKGCADAVIPYILVNHRQGIYHTLIISPPRCGKTTMLRDIIRQLSNGNSKFAGMSVGVVDERSEIGACYMGTPQNELGIRTDILDCCPKAKGMLMLIRSMSPQIIAVDEIGSKEEIDAIDYVIGCGCKLIATVHGSSIEDIKSKPTLCELVHKRLFERYIILSNTKEVGHLEAIYDAEGKPLYSC